ATGACGATCAATCTATCTACGGTTGGCGCGGGGCAAAGATTGAAAATATCCTCAATTTTGATCGGGATTTTCCTGAAACGACAACAGTGCGTTTAGAGCAAAATTATCGCTCAACGCAAGCGATTTTAAGTGCTGCGAATGCGGTTATAGCTAAAAATAGTGAACGCCTACCGAAGAAACTCTGGACCGATAATGAATCAGACCAATTACTCGTCGGTTACCGCGCGACAGATGGGTATGATGAGGCGCGTTTTGTGGTGGAAACCATTCAAGATCTGCTCAAAAAAGAAGAGGGTGTACGTAAATCCGATATTGCAATCTTATATCGCTCAAATGCGCAATCGCGTCTCTTTGAAGAGTTTTTAATGCGCAAACAGATTCCATATCGCGTGTATGGTGGTTTGCGCTTCTTTGATCGTGCGGAAATCAAAGACATTTTGTCCTATTTTCGTCTTATCGTAAATCCCAAAGATGATGTCTCTATCGAGCGCGCCATGACGACGCCGCCCAAAGGCATCGGGCAAGCGACGATTAATCGCATTCGGGAGTTTGCGACAACGCACGGGGCATCGCTGTGGGATTCGGCGAATATGATGCTCGAAAGCCAAGCACTCCCAACGCGCACGCACAATGTGCTCTTAAGTTTTGTGACGCAAATTAATGAGATGAAGGCGCTGACGGAAAACGATCTCGCACTGCCAGATCTTTTTAGTGAAATTATTGAGCGCAGCCAGCTAAAACCTCACTATAAAAAAGAGCCCTTAGGACGCGGGGAAGATCGCATCGATAACTTAAATGAGTTGATTACTGCGGCGGAATATTTCACCAATGGCGAAAAGGTGGAGCTTGCCTTTATTGAAGAGGAGATCGATCCATTATCGCTCCCGCTTTATGAGCAGCTCGAAGCATTTTTAGGGCAAACCTCGCTCAATTCGTCGGAAAATCAAGCGGAGATTGATGAGGATTCGGTGCAATTGATGACGCTTCACGCCTCAAAGGGACTCGAGTTTCCCTATGTCTTTATGGTTGGGCTCGAAGATGGACTATTCCCAAGTGATAATTCACTCTCGGAGGGCCGTATTGAAGAGGAGCGCCGTCTTGCCTATGTGGGGATTACTCGCGCGGAGACAAAGCTTTTCTTAACCTCGGCAGAGAGCCGAATGATCTACGGGAAAACGCTCTATCTCCCTGTTTCTCGCTTTGTACGCGATATTCCGCTGGAGCTTGTTGAGCTTGAAGGGCCGGGCATTCGGGTAACGCCAACGACGGTTAATTCAAATAGTAATCACGCCTTTAATACGCCTAGAACCGATGGAATTGAAGGATTTAATCTCGGGGATTTAGTGGAGCATCCTAAATTTGGCGAAGGGGTGATTCAAAATTTTGAAGGATCAGGACCGAGCACGCGCGTTGTTATTAACTTCTCAAATGGCGGGCGGAAAGTCTTGGTTTTAAGTTTTGCTAAACTCACCAAGCTCGATTGATATGAATAAATACTGGATAAAACAGGCAATATTAAAATAAACACTAAAACGTGAAGGCGTAAATTTAGGAAAATCAAGGATGATCGAACGGCACGGCGGGACGCTGATTAATTGGGATAAGGCGCGTAAATTTGGATTTATTCAATCGGGGAAGCGCGAGGTATTTGCACATATTAGTGACTTTCCTCCCGGTGCAAAACCGAAAGTTGGGGATTCACTCACGTTTACCCAAATTATGACGGAAAAGGGATTTCGCGCCACGGAGATTCATGGAAGTCGTGTTAAAAAATGCCCCGTTCATTCGATTTGGAAAAATCTCTATTTTACGATTACGTTTGTTAGC
The window above is part of the Ignatzschineria sp. RMDPL8A genome. Proteins encoded here:
- a CDS encoding UvrD-helicase domain-containing protein, translating into MSYLESLNESQFDAVTAPLGPVRVLAGAGSGKTRVLVSRIAWLLNTEQCRAHSILAVTFTNKAAFEMKVRLQDLIQTSLKGLWMGTFHSLCHRLLRMHWQEAKLPQNFQILDSDDQTRLCRRIIREAGVDEKTIQPRELANYISGHKEEGRRAHHLEFYDQHEAQLIELYKLYQTACETAGLVDFSEILLRSLELLRDNSAILEHYQERFQFILVDEFQDTNSVQYAWLKLLARKHERLFVVGDDDQSIYGWRGAKIENILNFDRDFPETTTVRLEQNYRSTQAILSAANAVIAKNSERLPKKLWTDNESDQLLVGYRATDGYDEARFVVETIQDLLKKEEGVRKSDIAILYRSNAQSRLFEEFLMRKQIPYRVYGGLRFFDRAEIKDILSYFRLIVNPKDDVSIERAMTTPPKGIGQATINRIREFATTHGASLWDSANMMLESQALPTRTHNVLLSFVTQINEMKALTENDLALPDLFSEIIERSQLKPHYKKEPLGRGEDRIDNLNELITAAEYFTNGEKVELAFIEEEIDPLSLPLYEQLEAFLGQTSLNSSENQAEIDEDSVQLMTLHASKGLEFPYVFMVGLEDGLFPSDNSLSEGRIEEERRLAYVGITRAETKLFLTSAESRMIYGKTLYLPVSRFVRDIPLELVELEGPGIRVTPTTVNSNSNHAFNTPRTDGIEGFNLGDLVEHPKFGEGVIQNFEGSGPSTRVVINFSNGGRKVLVLSFAKLTKLD